A window of Candidatus Hydrogenedentota bacterium genomic DNA:
AATGTGCTGGCGTCGCGCTCGACGGATAAGGGGAAGACGTGGGGTCAGCCATCCATACTTGTTGCAGCGGAGAAGGATGCGGGGGCGTTGACGTTCATGCACGTGACGCCGCAGGGAAAAGTCATCGCGTTTGGCGCGCATTGGCCGTCGGAGTTGGAGTACACGGTTTGGCACTACTTTCGGATGGAGTCGATAGATAGCGGCAAGACGTGGAGCGCGCCGGAGCCGGTGCGTGTGCGCAAGTCCGATGACATCATGCTCGCGCGACCGATAACGTTGCAGAACGGCGAGTACTTGTTTCCGACATCGTTCTTCGAGAAGCGGGATAAGTCACTGGTCGCGCCGATCGCAGCATTGGCAAATGCGAAGTCGGAAACGGAGGCGCTTGCGTTGACACCGGATAGCACGCCAGGCGCGAAGCCGGATAAGTTCTGCCGGTATCTTCATGGTTGTTCCGCCGTGACTACGAATGATCCTGAGTTGCGCGGTTTGCAGGAGCGTGGCGGTGTGCGGAATCGTCCCTTGGGTCTGTTGGAGAGCACGGTCGTGCAATTGAAGGACGGGCGCGTCGTGATGCTCATGCGGGCAGAATACGGTGGGTTTCTTTGGCGTACGGAGAGTGCGGACAACGGGCGGACGTGGAAGGAAGCGTGGCAGACGGATATTCCGAATCCGACGAGTCTTGCGGCACTAATTCGGTTGCCGGATGGACGTATCGCGCTGATTCACAATGCGACGGGCGGCATGGTTGGGCAACGGGGTGTGCGCGATCCGCTTTCGATTTGGTTGAGCGATGACGAGATGGAAAGCTGGTATGTGAAGGCGGACGTCATAACGGGCGGACAACTCGCGTATCCGTGTCCGATTGTGGTGGATGGGAAACTGGTTTTCACGTATGACCGAAATCGGCGTGAGAGCCGGTTTGTCGAGGTGGATTTGTCGAAGCGATGAGAGTCGGGAGATTGCCGGAGACCACGCCACAACGAAGGGTGCCCGAGTAGCGCCGTGATCGTCGAGCGCATCTTTGTTTTGGAGCCAGATTCTTCGCTTCGATCAGAATGACAATTCACGCGTAGCCGCATTGATTGTCATCCTGAGGCCGCTTCCGGCGGACGAAGGATCTGGCTTTAAAACGAATTGGCGCCGATCACGAGTAAGCTTTTACTCATGCGTGGCGCGGATTGGGAGACCACGCCGGAACAGCGATAAGAACGGACACCGCGGTCTATGACTGCGGCGTTGCCGTTGTAAGGTGCAGGTCGTTGTTGGTTCTAGCCGACGGGGCCGGGGCGTGTGATGACGGGGGCGGTTTGGATGCGTGGGCGAATGGCGAGCCAGTCGACGCCTTGGAAGACGGGATCGGGGATTGCCCGTACTTCTTCGTCGCCGAGGTAGGGGCACATGGCGTCGACCCAGACGATGAGCCGTTGCAGGCTTAGGTCGTCGACCTTCACGTCGTGGTGTTTGCCGCTGGAGACCATATCGATGAGTTTGCTCTTGTAGGAGAGCGTGGTCATGGGCGGAGGCGTCACGTAGGCTTTGGGGTCGCGGGTGTCGTAGGCTTCGACCATCAACACGCCAGCAATGCCGAAACCAGGTTCAGGTTTGTCGGGCGGCGTATAGGGTGCACCCCACGACGGGCGACCGATGAGGGTCATGTAGGGTTCCGAGAAACTGGGAGGGCTTGGGCGTTCGGTCGTGTCGAATTTTTCGCGGCCTTTGCCGTCGCCTTCATGGCACTTGGCGCAGTATTGATCGAGCACGGGACGGACGTAGCGGGCATAGCTGACGGTTGTGTCGTTCCATGCGGGCGGCGTGATGGGTTGCGGTTCGCGGGTGAGGGCGATGGGCTTGCCGGTGAGTTGCGGCGCACGGCTGTGCGATTCGTGACAGCCGATGCATCCGCGTTTCTCGCCGGGCATCACGCCGACGAAGCTGCGCATGGTCTGCAGAGCGCGGTAGTTCTCGTCGAGCAGTTGGAAGTGCAGGGCCTGGCCGGGGGGCGCGCAGAAGGAGACGGAGCCGTCGGATTCGATGGGTACCGTGCCGATGATGCGTTTGACGCCTTCGGATTGAACGGCGGAAACGACGGGGCCGGTGGAGATGTAGGGGCGCTTGTACCAATAGGTGTAAGTCTTGGAATCGATCTGAAAGACGCGCAGGTATTTGGCTTTGCCGCGCAGGACTTCGGGGGCGTTTTGGTAGACGTTGTTGCTGAACAGGACGCCGTCGGCGGGCGACTCGCGTTCTTCGGGTTTTGGCCATGCGACTTGGTCGGGCATTACGGGGGGCGTGTGGCGGGGCTTCACCGGGATCGCGTGGAAGATGTTGTTGTTGCCTTCGTAGATGAGTTCGCGGTTGCCGTCTACGTCCATGAGGTAGAGCAGGAATTTATCGCCGCGTTTTGCCGAGACGAGGAAATCTCTTTCGCTTAACGGATAGGGCGAATAGTAGGCGGAGTACTTGCCGGAGGCGTGGTAGTTCGATGATTCGACGGGATCGACGGGACCGTTACCGCATTCGGGCCATTCGACGTCGGCGGTGACTTTGGTGAGGCCGTCGGGGAAGTTCAAGCCTTTCATGGGATCGATGATGCCCACGGAACCCGCGAACCAGTTGTGGTGCGCGCTGC
This region includes:
- a CDS encoding glycoside hydrolase, with product MSAFSGSRNQLLLVFGVAALAVLPTAWPAESSHISVRETVVFDGNKGWEHDGVTYRLACGACVAEMPNGDLLCWWLSGSDNEPSTDNNVLASRSTDKGKTWGQPSILVAAEKDAGALTFMHVTPQGKVIAFGAHWPSELEYTVWHYFRMESIDSGKTWSAPEPVRVRKSDDIMLARPITLQNGEYLFPTSFFEKRDKSLVAPIAALANAKSETEALALTPDSTPGAKPDKFCRYLHGCSAVTTNDPELRGLQERGGVRNRPLGLLESTVVQLKDGRVVMLMRAEYGGFLWRTESADNGRTWKEAWQTDIPNPTSLAALIRLPDGRIALIHNATGGMVGQRGVRDPLSIWLSDDEMESWYVKADVITGGQLAYPCPIVVDGKLVFTYDRNRRESRFVEVDLSKR